Proteins encoded in a region of the Streptomyces akebiae genome:
- a CDS encoding PspC domain-containing protein, translating into MTDHQHAAAEPGPGSGPDSPRPATEPQDALPPPGTGSKEPRAHGGAGADPRRDARSRTGTRSHTDAGADAGVGPQADAGARADRSHATDPEDPAGAPAAPHRFRRDRRYKMLGGVCAGLGRQCDMDPVIFRVVLAVLSLTGGLGLIFYGFAWLFVPYDDEEENEVRKLLTGRVDGQALTAVLFALVGCGVFLTMLSNTTVLAFSVVVSLLLAGAGYWSQHRGAPDPDPLAAQAVADAPPEAQAPPVASAYPSWWRDPIVKDGSHVGGTGYLWGPWETRDRDVAAAINIAQGMRPTRQDIRIARPPRPRGPRWIGGWIFLLALLAGGVGTGTTWGDRTVAAGLQTGLACALTVFGLGIALSAFLGRTGAGSVFLAVVTAGLLAGTAALPSNITTDWARTEWTPRSAESVAARYELGTGVGTLDLSEVDIPKGESLTTSVEVGAGKVKVVVPPDVTVRLDVEVGLGDIQLPGDDKEDVDVAPDKSDRLTLAPEKGSGSGGTLVIDLEVGLGQAEVARAAA; encoded by the coding sequence ATGACGGATCACCAGCACGCGGCAGCGGAGCCGGGCCCCGGCTCGGGTCCGGACTCCCCGCGGCCCGCCACCGAGCCGCAGGACGCCCTGCCTCCACCGGGCACGGGGTCAAAGGAGCCGCGCGCGCACGGGGGCGCGGGGGCAGACCCACGCAGAGACGCGCGGTCACGGACGGGCACGCGTTCGCACACGGACGCGGGCGCGGACGCGGGCGTGGGCCCGCAGGCGGACGCGGGAGCACGCGCGGATAGATCACACGCCACCGACCCCGAAGATCCGGCCGGTGCCCCCGCCGCCCCGCACAGGTTCCGCCGCGACCGGCGGTACAAGATGCTGGGCGGTGTCTGTGCCGGCCTCGGGCGGCAGTGCGACATGGATCCGGTGATCTTCCGCGTGGTGCTGGCGGTGCTCTCCCTCACCGGGGGCCTCGGCCTCATCTTCTACGGCTTCGCCTGGTTGTTCGTGCCGTACGACGACGAGGAGGAGAACGAGGTACGCAAGCTGCTGACCGGCCGGGTCGACGGCCAGGCCCTCACGGCCGTGCTCTTCGCGCTGGTCGGCTGCGGCGTCTTCCTCACCATGCTGAGCAACACCACCGTCCTGGCCTTCTCGGTGGTCGTCTCCCTGCTCCTGGCCGGCGCGGGGTACTGGTCGCAGCACCGCGGCGCCCCCGACCCCGATCCGCTGGCCGCCCAGGCGGTGGCCGATGCCCCGCCGGAGGCTCAGGCACCCCCCGTGGCATCCGCCTACCCCTCGTGGTGGCGCGACCCCATAGTCAAGGACGGAAGCCACGTCGGCGGCACAGGCTATCTGTGGGGCCCGTGGGAGACCCGCGACCGGGACGTAGCCGCGGCGATCAACATCGCCCAGGGCATGAGGCCCACCCGCCAGGACATACGCATCGCGCGTCCGCCGAGGCCGCGGGGGCCACGCTGGATCGGCGGCTGGATCTTCCTGCTCGCGCTGCTGGCCGGCGGCGTCGGTACCGGCACCACCTGGGGGGACCGCACCGTGGCCGCCGGCCTGCAGACCGGTCTGGCCTGTGCGCTGACCGTGTTCGGTCTGGGCATAGCCCTGAGCGCCTTCCTCGGCCGGACGGGAGCGGGTTCGGTCTTCCTGGCCGTGGTCACGGCAGGGCTGCTGGCGGGCACGGCGGCGCTTCCGTCGAACATCACCACCGACTGGGCCCGTACGGAGTGGACACCACGGAGCGCGGAGAGCGTGGCGGCCCGGTACGAGTTGGGGACCGGCGTGGGCACGCTCGACTTGTCCGAGGTGGACATACCGAAGGGAGAGTCGCTGACCACGAGCGTGGAGGTGGGCGCGGGCAAGGTGAAGGTGGTGGTTCCACCGGACGTCACGGTGCGGCTCGACGTCGAAGTGGGCCTGGGTGACATCCAGTTGCCGGGTGACGACAAGGAGGACGTGGACGTGGCACCGGACAAGAGCGACCGGCTGACGCTGGCCCCGGAGAAGGGCTCGGGCAGCGGGGGGACGCTCGTCATCGACCTCGAAGTCGGTCTGGGACAGGCGGAGGTGGCCCGTGCTGCGGCATGA
- a CDS encoding DoxX family protein, whose protein sequence is MTHDIRSDSHTPHFDGSPDWRDTATRYALLPLRLFLAVTFIYAGLDKLTDSAFMADSGSGSIGDMMSAARDSSAIPAMIDMALKNPVGFGYAIAIGELAVGIGTLLGLFTRLAAFGGALISLSLWLTVSWSASPYYYGNDLPYLMAWIPLILAGAPALSVDAAIRSRRRGGASRHRAGAYH, encoded by the coding sequence ATGACTCACGACATTCGCTCGGACTCCCACACTCCCCATTTCGACGGCAGCCCCGACTGGCGGGACACCGCCACCCGCTACGCCCTACTGCCCCTACGCCTCTTCCTCGCCGTCACCTTCATCTACGCCGGCCTGGACAAACTCACCGACAGCGCGTTCATGGCGGACTCCGGTTCCGGCTCCATCGGCGACATGATGAGCGCCGCCCGAGACTCCTCCGCCATCCCAGCCATGATCGACATGGCCCTGAAGAACCCCGTCGGCTTCGGCTACGCCATCGCCATCGGCGAACTCGCCGTCGGTATCGGCACCCTCCTCGGCCTCTTCACCCGCCTAGCCGCCTTCGGCGGAGCCCTGATCTCCCTCAGCCTCTGGCTCACGGTCAGCTGGTCGGCATCCCCGTACTACTACGGCAACGACCTCCCCTATCTCATGGCCTGGATCCCGCTGATCCTCGCCGGTGCGCCGGCCCTCTCCGTGGACGCCGCCATCCGTTCCCGCCGCCGGGGCGGCGCCAGCAGGCACCGAGCGGGCGCCTACCACTGA
- a CDS encoding DUF4429 domain-containing protein produces the protein MAEIIQRDGVWAFDGSTVRITPGLHRSVALFRQTYGEIAVPLEAVAGVVYEPERKRGRLRLRLRDGSDPLLQATGGRLPDTADPYRLTVDLDRSGIAEYVAEEIRQSMLLEQTPKEPASAYLLPGPPVPVSVRSSDGTVSFDGTRVRIDWNDTSDRVKRATGPRIIDVGELAQVEWLPNSGYEDGFLRFVTRETVFSKLPPERDPFALDLWGSTRRDLLTALVATAVTARLPHPSTRAKDHADRSGPTGTVTARPPAPDHHDILLRRLRELGELHRDGVLTDEEFAATKAAVLRDF, from the coding sequence ATGGCCGAGATCATCCAGCGCGACGGCGTCTGGGCCTTCGACGGCAGCACGGTCCGGATCACGCCGGGCCTGCACCGTTCCGTGGCGCTGTTCCGGCAGACGTACGGGGAGATCGCGGTGCCCCTGGAGGCGGTGGCCGGTGTCGTCTACGAGCCCGAACGCAAGCGCGGGCGGCTGCGGTTGCGGCTTCGCGATGGCAGCGATCCGCTGCTGCAGGCCACGGGCGGACGACTGCCGGACACGGCCGACCCGTACCGGCTGACGGTCGATCTCGACCGGTCGGGGATCGCCGAGTACGTGGCCGAGGAGATACGGCAGTCGATGCTGCTGGAGCAGACGCCGAAGGAGCCCGCGAGCGCCTATCTCCTGCCCGGTCCGCCCGTGCCGGTGTCGGTGCGCTCCAGTGACGGCACGGTGTCGTTCGACGGGACGCGGGTCCGGATCGACTGGAACGACACCTCCGACCGGGTCAAGCGCGCGACCGGGCCGCGGATCATCGACGTCGGTGAACTGGCGCAGGTCGAGTGGCTGCCCAACTCCGGTTACGAGGACGGTTTCCTGCGGTTCGTGACACGCGAGACCGTGTTCTCGAAGCTCCCGCCGGAGCGGGACCCGTTCGCCCTCGACCTGTGGGGCAGTACGCGGCGCGACCTGCTCACAGCCCTCGTCGCGACGGCGGTCACGGCGCGGCTCCCCCATCCGTCGACGCGGGCGAAGGACCATGCGGACCGGTCGGGTCCGACCGGGACCGTCACGGCCCGGCCTCCGGCCCCCGACCACCACGACATCCTCCTGCGCCGGCTCCGCGAACTCGGTGAACTGCACCGCGACGGCGTCCTCACGGACGAGGAGTTCGCGGCCACGAAGGCGGCGGTGCTGCGCGACTTCTGA
- a CDS encoding class II aldolase/adducin family protein gives MHGPTPPLPLPTDQLRFAMPPMHESAEDERRHRKERLAGALRIFGRMGFEEGVSGHITARDPEFSDCFWVNPFGMPFKHVTVSDLVLANQDGQVIEGRYHVNQAAFTVHAQVHAARPDVVAVAHCHSVHGRALSALGELLDPISQESCAFYEDQALYDHYTGVAVDADEGRRIAAVLGSRKALVLRNHGLLTVGDSVDAAAWWFLSMERSAQVQLTAKAAGRPLLIEHRLAVATREQAGGDLVAWINYQPLWQDISRSEPDLLS, from the coding sequence ATGCACGGGCCCACACCGCCCCTGCCCCTACCCACCGACCAGCTCCGGTTCGCCATGCCGCCGATGCACGAGTCGGCGGAGGACGAGCGGCGGCACCGCAAGGAACGGCTGGCCGGGGCTCTGCGGATCTTCGGGCGCATGGGGTTCGAGGAGGGGGTCTCGGGACACATCACCGCGCGCGACCCGGAGTTCAGCGACTGCTTCTGGGTCAATCCGTTCGGAATGCCCTTCAAGCACGTCACGGTGAGTGACCTGGTCCTCGCCAACCAGGACGGTCAGGTGATCGAGGGCCGCTACCACGTGAACCAGGCCGCGTTCACCGTCCACGCCCAGGTGCACGCCGCCCGCCCCGACGTCGTCGCCGTCGCCCACTGTCACTCCGTGCACGGCCGCGCCCTGTCCGCCCTCGGCGAGCTGCTCGACCCGATCAGCCAGGAGTCCTGTGCCTTCTACGAGGACCAGGCGCTCTACGACCACTACACGGGCGTCGCCGTGGACGCGGACGAGGGCCGCCGCATCGCCGCGGTCCTCGGCAGCCGCAAGGCCCTGGTGCTGCGCAACCACGGTCTGCTGACGGTCGGAGACTCGGTCGACGCGGCTGCCTGGTGGTTCCTGTCCATGGAACGCTCGGCACAGGTGCAGCTCACCGCCAAGGCGGCGGGACGGCCCCTGCTCATCGAACACCGGCTGGCCGTCGCGACACGGGAACAGGCGGGCGGCGACCTGGTGGCGTGGATCAACTACCAGCCGCTGTGGCAGGACATCAGCCGCAGCGAGCCGGACCTCCTGAGTTGA